One window of the Klebsiella oxytoca genome contains the following:
- the nusA gene encoding transcription termination factor NusA, with protein sequence MNKEILAVVEAVSNEKALPREKIFEALESALATATKKKYEQEIDVRVEIDRKSGDFDTFRRWLVVEEVTQPTREITLEAARYEDESMNPGDYVEDQIESVTFDRITTQTAKQVIVQKVREAERAMVVDQFREHEGEIITGVVKKVNRDNITLDLGNNAEAVILREDMLPRENFRPGDRIRGVLYAVRPEARGAQLFVTRSKPEMLVELFRIEVPEIGEEVLEIKAAARDPGSRAKIAVKTNDKRIDPVGACVGMRGARVQAVSTELGGERIDIVLWDDNPAQFVINAMAPADVASIVVDEDKHTMDIAVEAGNLAQAIGRNGQNVRLASQLSGWELNVMTVDDLQAKHQAEAHAAIDTFTKYLDIDEDFATLLVEEGFATLEELAYVPMKELLEIDGLDEATVEALRERAKNALTTLALAKEESLGDSKPADDLLNLEGMDRALAFTLAARGVCTLEDLAEQGIDDLADIEGLTDEKAGELIMAARNICWFGDEA encoded by the coding sequence ATGAACAAAGAAATTTTGGCTGTTGTTGAAGCCGTTTCCAACGAAAAGGCGCTGCCGCGTGAGAAAATTTTCGAAGCGTTGGAAAGTGCGCTGGCAACGGCTACCAAGAAAAAATACGAGCAAGAGATCGACGTTCGCGTAGAGATCGATCGCAAAAGCGGTGATTTTGATACTTTCCGTCGCTGGTTGGTGGTTGAAGAAGTCACTCAGCCGACGCGCGAAATCACGCTGGAAGCTGCGCGCTACGAAGATGAAAGCATGAATCCTGGCGATTACGTCGAAGACCAGATTGAATCTGTCACCTTTGACCGTATCACTACGCAGACCGCAAAGCAGGTTATCGTACAAAAAGTACGTGAAGCTGAACGCGCAATGGTCGTTGATCAGTTCCGTGAGCACGAAGGTGAAATCATCACGGGCGTAGTGAAGAAAGTTAACCGCGACAACATCACGTTGGATCTGGGCAACAATGCTGAAGCTGTGATCCTGCGCGAAGATATGTTACCGCGTGAGAACTTCCGTCCGGGTGACCGTATCCGCGGCGTACTGTATGCAGTTCGTCCGGAAGCGCGCGGCGCACAGCTGTTCGTGACTCGCTCCAAGCCGGAAATGCTGGTTGAACTGTTCCGCATTGAAGTGCCGGAAATTGGTGAAGAAGTTCTCGAAATTAAAGCGGCGGCTCGCGATCCTGGCTCCCGCGCCAAAATCGCAGTGAAAACCAACGACAAGCGTATTGACCCGGTCGGTGCCTGCGTCGGTATGCGCGGCGCGCGCGTTCAGGCAGTTTCTACTGAACTGGGCGGCGAGCGTATCGATATCGTCCTGTGGGATGATAACCCGGCGCAGTTCGTGATTAACGCCATGGCTCCGGCTGATGTCGCATCTATCGTGGTAGATGAAGACAAGCACACTATGGATATCGCGGTAGAGGCGGGTAACCTGGCACAGGCCATTGGCCGTAACGGTCAGAACGTGCGTCTGGCCTCTCAGCTGAGCGGTTGGGAACTCAACGTTATGACCGTTGATGATCTCCAGGCTAAGCATCAGGCCGAAGCCCATGCAGCGATTGATACCTTCACTAAATATCTTGATATTGATGAAGATTTCGCCACGCTGCTGGTTGAGGAAGGTTTCGCCACTCTGGAAGAGCTGGCCTATGTGCCAATGAAAGAACTGCTGGAAATTGACGGTCTGGATGAAGCGACCGTTGAAGCACTCCGTGAGCGTGCGAAAAACGCGCTGACCACGCTGGCGCTGGCTAAAGAAGAAAGCCTGGGAGACAGCAAACCTGCCGACGATCTTTTGAATCTGGAAGGCATGGATCGCGCCCTGGCATTTACCCTGGCCGCTCGTGGTGTTTGTACGCTGGAAGATCTCGCCGAGCAGGGCATTGATGATCTGGCTGATATCGAAGGCTTGACCGATGAGAAAGCCGGAGAACTTATCATGGCCGCTCGTAATATTTGTTGGTTCGGCGACGAAGCGTAA
- the rimP gene encoding ribosome maturation factor RimP yields the protein MSTLEQKLTEMLTAPVEALGFELVGIEFIRGRTSTLRIYIDSEDGINVDDCADVSHQVSAVMDVEDPITVAYNLEVSSPGLDRPMFTAEHYERFIGEEVSLVLRMAVQNRRKWQGIIKAVDGEMITVTVEGKDEVFALSNIQKANLVPHF from the coding sequence TTGTCCACATTAGAGCAAAAATTAACAGAGATGCTCACTGCGCCAGTTGAAGCGCTTGGCTTTGAGCTGGTCGGCATCGAATTTATTCGCGGTCGCACGTCCACACTGCGCATCTATATTGATAGTGAAGATGGCATCAATGTTGATGATTGTGCTGATGTGAGCCACCAGGTCAGTGCTGTTATGGATGTCGAAGACCCGATCACAGTCGCTTATAACCTGGAAGTTTCTTCCCCTGGTCTCGATCGTCCTATGTTTACCGCCGAGCACTATGAGCGTTTCATCGGCGAAGAAGTTTCGCTGGTTTTGCGCATGGCGGTACAAAACCGACGCAAATGGCAGGGCATTATCAAAGCGGTAGACGGTGAGATGATCACGGTAACCGTCGAAGGCAAAGATGAAGTGTTCGCGCTGAGTAACATCCAGAAGGCGAACCTGGTTCCCCACTTTTAA
- the argG gene encoding argininosuccinate synthase produces the protein MTTILKHLPVGQRIGIAFSGGLDTSAALLWMRKKGAVPYAYTANLGQPDEDDYEAIPRRAKEYGAEGARLIDCRKQLVAEGIAAIQCGAFHNTTGGLTYFNTTPLGRAVTGTMLVAAMKEDGVNIWGDGSTYKGNDIERFYRYGLLTNAELKIYKPWLDSDFIDELGGRQEMSEFMISCGFDYKMSVEKAYSTDSNMLGATHEAKDLEFLNSSVKIVNPIMGVKFWDENVKIAAEEVTVRFEQGHPVALNGQTFSDDVELMMEANRIGGRHGLGMSDQIENRIIEAKSRGIYEAPGMALLHIAYERLLTGIHNEDTIEQYHAHGRQLGRLLYQGRWFDSQALMLRDGLQRWVASQITGEVTLELRRGNDYSILNTVSDNLTYKAERLTMEKGDSMFSAEDRIGQLTMRNLDITDTREKLFGYAQSGLLTASSATGLPQVENLENKGK, from the coding sequence ATGACGACGATTCTCAAGCATCTCCCGGTTGGCCAACGTATTGGTATCGCTTTTTCTGGTGGACTGGATACCAGCGCCGCGCTGCTGTGGATGCGTAAAAAAGGGGCGGTCCCTTATGCATATACTGCTAACCTGGGACAGCCAGATGAAGACGATTACGAAGCCATTCCTCGTCGTGCCAAAGAGTATGGTGCTGAAGGAGCTCGTCTGATCGACTGCCGTAAGCAGCTGGTTGCGGAAGGTATTGCTGCAATCCAGTGCGGCGCATTTCATAACACCACCGGCGGGTTAACCTACTTTAATACCACTCCGCTGGGCCGCGCAGTGACTGGTACTATGCTGGTCGCCGCAATGAAAGAAGACGGCGTTAACATCTGGGGCGACGGCAGTACCTATAAAGGTAACGATATCGAACGTTTCTATCGTTACGGTCTGCTGACCAACGCTGAGCTGAAAATTTACAAACCGTGGCTGGATAGCGACTTTATCGACGAGTTAGGCGGCCGCCAGGAGATGTCAGAGTTTATGATCTCCTGCGGGTTTGACTATAAAATGTCGGTTGAAAAAGCCTACTCCACCGACTCCAATATGCTGGGTGCAACGCACGAAGCTAAAGATCTTGAGTTCCTGAACTCCAGCGTCAAGATTGTGAACCCGATTATGGGCGTCAAATTCTGGGACGAAAACGTCAAAATCGCTGCGGAAGAAGTTACCGTTCGTTTTGAACAGGGTCATCCGGTAGCGCTGAATGGCCAGACCTTCAGCGATGACGTTGAGCTGATGATGGAGGCTAACCGCATCGGCGGCCGCCATGGCCTGGGTATGAGCGATCAAATTGAAAACCGTATTATAGAAGCGAAGAGCCGCGGCATTTATGAGGCCCCGGGAATGGCGTTACTGCATATCGCCTATGAACGTCTTTTAACCGGTATTCATAACGAAGATACCATTGAGCAATATCATGCACACGGCCGTCAGCTGGGTCGTCTGCTGTATCAGGGGCGCTGGTTCGACTCACAGGCACTGATGCTGCGTGACGGCCTGCAGCGCTGGGTAGCAAGCCAAATCACCGGTGAAGTCACTCTTGAGCTCCGTCGCGGTAACGACTACTCCATCCTGAATACCGTCTCAGATAATCTGACCTATAAAGCAGAGCGTCTGACAATGGAAAAAGGCGACTCGATGTTCTCCGCAGAGGACCGTATCGGCCAGCTCACTATGCGTAATCTGGATATCACCGATACGCGCGAAAAACTTTTTGGTTATGCCCAGTCCGGACTGCTGACAGCGTCTTCCGCCACCGGTTTACCGCAGGTGGAAAATCTGGAAAACAAGGGTAAGTAA
- the secG gene encoding preprotein translocase subunit SecG yields MYEALLVVFLIVAIGLVGLIMLQQGKGADMGASFGAGASGTLFGSSGSGNFMTRMTGILAALFFIISLALGNINSNKTNKGSEWDNLSAPKTEQTQPTAPAQPSSDIPH; encoded by the coding sequence ATGTACGAAGCTCTTTTAGTTGTTTTCCTTATTGTAGCGATTGGCCTTGTTGGTCTGATTATGCTGCAGCAAGGTAAAGGCGCTGATATGGGAGCCTCCTTCGGAGCAGGCGCTTCCGGCACTCTGTTTGGATCCAGCGGTTCTGGTAACTTCATGACCCGCATGACTGGTATCCTGGCTGCGCTGTTCTTCATCATCAGTCTGGCGCTGGGTAATATCAACAGCAACAAGACCAATAAAGGAAGTGAGTGGGATAACCTGAGCGCTCCGAAAACTGAGCAAACTCAGCCGACAGCTCCGGCACAGCCGAGCAGTGATATCCCGCACTAA
- the glmM gene encoding phosphoglucosamine mutase, whose amino-acid sequence MSNRKYFGTDGIRGRVGDAPITPEFVLKLGWAAGKVLARHGSRKIIIGKDTRISGYMLESALEAGLAAAGLSASFTGPMPTPAIAYLTRTFRAEAGIVISASHNPFYDNGIKFFSIEGTKLPDEVEEAIEAEMEKELTCVDSAELGKASRIVDAAGRYIEFCKGTFPNELSLNSLKVVVDCAHGATYHIAPSVFRELGAQVIAMGCEPDGLNINEEVGATDVRALQARVLAEKADLGIAYDGDGDRVIMVDHEGNKVDGDQILYIIAREGLRQGQLRGGAVGTLMSNMGLELALKQLGIPFVRAKVGDRYVLEKLQEKGWRIGAENSGHVILLDKTTTGDGIVASLQVVAAMVRNHMSLHDLCSGMKMFPQILVNVRFTEGSGNPLEHEHVKAVTAEVEAALGNRGRVLLRKSGTEPLIRVMVEGEHEEQVHEFAHRIADAVKSV is encoded by the coding sequence ATGAGTAACCGCAAATATTTTGGTACCGATGGTATTCGTGGCCGCGTGGGTGATGCGCCAATTACGCCTGAGTTTGTGTTAAAGCTGGGCTGGGCGGCAGGTAAAGTGCTGGCGCGCCACGGTTCACGGAAGATTATTATTGGTAAAGATACCCGTATCTCTGGCTATATGCTGGAGTCCGCTCTGGAAGCGGGCCTGGCGGCCGCGGGATTATCAGCATCTTTTACCGGCCCTATGCCAACCCCGGCAATTGCCTATCTGACGCGTACCTTCCGTGCGGAAGCCGGGATTGTGATTTCCGCGTCGCATAATCCGTTCTATGACAACGGCATTAAATTCTTCTCTATCGAAGGCACTAAGCTTCCGGATGAAGTTGAAGAAGCTATTGAAGCCGAAATGGAAAAAGAGCTGACCTGCGTCGATTCTGCGGAGTTGGGTAAAGCCAGTCGTATCGTTGACGCAGCCGGTCGCTATATCGAGTTTTGTAAAGGCACTTTTCCGAATGAGCTGAGCCTCAATTCTCTGAAAGTGGTGGTCGATTGCGCCCATGGGGCGACTTATCATATCGCGCCGAGCGTTTTCCGTGAGCTGGGTGCTCAGGTTATCGCGATGGGCTGCGAGCCTGATGGACTCAACATTAATGAAGAAGTAGGGGCGACGGATGTGCGTGCTCTGCAGGCGCGCGTATTAGCGGAAAAAGCTGACCTCGGTATTGCCTACGATGGTGATGGCGATCGGGTCATTATGGTTGATCATGAAGGCAATAAAGTCGATGGTGACCAGATCCTTTATATCATTGCCCGTGAGGGATTGCGTCAGGGGCAGCTGCGCGGCGGCGCCGTCGGGACGCTGATGAGCAACATGGGGCTGGAACTGGCGCTCAAACAGCTGGGAATTCCTTTTGTTCGCGCGAAGGTGGGAGACCGCTATGTGCTGGAGAAACTTCAGGAGAAAGGCTGGCGTATTGGCGCAGAAAACTCCGGTCATGTGATCCTGCTGGACAAAACCACCACGGGGGATGGGATTGTCGCCAGCCTGCAGGTGGTGGCAGCGATGGTACGCAACCATATGAGCCTGCACGACCTGTGCAGCGGAATGAAAATGTTCCCGCAGATTCTGGTTAACGTGCGCTTTACTGAAGGTAGCGGTAACCCGCTGGAACATGAGCACGTGAAAGCGGTAACGGCAGAAGTAGAAGCTGCGCTGGGGAACCGCGGTCGCGTATTACTGCGCAAATCAGGCACCGAGCCGCTGATTCGCGTCATGGTAGAAGGCGAGCATGAAGAACAGGTGCATGAATTTGCCCATCGTATCGCTGATGCCGTAAAAAGCGTTTAA
- the folP gene encoding dihydropteroate synthase has product MKLVAQGSTLDLSHPHVMGILNVTPDSFSDGGTHNTLIEAVKHANLMINAGATIIDIGGESTRPGAADVSVDEELARVIPTVEAIAQRFEVWISVDTSKPEVIRESARVGAHIINDIRSLTEPGALEAAAETGLPVCLMHMQGQPKTMQEAPKYADVFADVERFFVEHIVRCERAGISKDKLLLDPGFGFGKNLSHNYELLARLGEFHHFGLPLLVGMSRKSMIGQLLNVGPAERLNGSLACAVIAAMQGAQIIRVHDVKETVEALRVVEATLAAKENKRYE; this is encoded by the coding sequence ATGAAACTTGTAGCCCAGGGCTCAACCCTCGATCTCTCTCATCCACATGTGATGGGTATTCTTAATGTTACTCCAGATTCATTCTCTGACGGTGGAACACACAACACGCTGATAGAGGCCGTTAAACATGCCAATCTGATGATTAACGCTGGAGCGACCATCATTGATATCGGTGGAGAATCGACGCGTCCTGGGGCTGCTGATGTCAGCGTTGACGAAGAGCTGGCGCGAGTGATTCCGACGGTAGAAGCGATTGCCCAGCGTTTTGAAGTATGGATTTCCGTTGATACCTCAAAGCCGGAGGTCATTCGTGAGTCAGCGCGCGTTGGTGCGCATATCATCAATGATATCCGTTCGCTTACCGAACCGGGAGCGCTGGAAGCCGCAGCCGAAACGGGATTGCCAGTATGCCTGATGCATATGCAGGGGCAGCCGAAGACGATGCAGGAAGCGCCGAAGTATGCGGACGTGTTTGCTGACGTAGAGCGCTTTTTTGTCGAACATATTGTGCGCTGCGAGCGGGCAGGTATCTCAAAAGATAAATTGTTGCTCGACCCGGGATTCGGTTTCGGTAAAAATCTTTCCCATAATTATGAACTGCTTGCCCGACTTGGTGAGTTCCATCATTTCGGTCTTCCGCTGCTGGTAGGTATGTCGCGGAAATCGATGATAGGTCAGTTACTTAACGTCGGGCCAGCGGAACGTCTGAACGGCAGTCTGGCTTGCGCAGTCATTGCTGCCATGCAGGGCGCGCAAATTATTCGCGTCCATGATGTCAAAGAAACGGTAGAAGCGCTGCGCGTGGTGGAAGCTACCCTGGCCGCTAAGGAAAATAAACGTTATGAGTAA
- the ftsH gene encoding ATP-dependent zinc metalloprotease FtsH, with translation MAKNLILWLVIAVVLMSVFQSFGPSESNGRKVDYSTFLQEVNQDQVREARINGREINVTKKDSNRYTTYIPVNDPKLLDNLLTKNVKVVGEPPEEPSLLASIFISWFPMLLLIGVWIFFMRQMQGGGGKGAMSFGKSKARMLTEDQIKTTFADVAGCDEAKEEVAELVEYLREPSRFQKLGGKIPKGVLMVGPPGTGKTLLAKAIAGEAKVPFFTISGSDFVEMFVGVGASRVRDMFEQAKKAAPCIIFIDEIDAVGRQRGAGLGGGHDEREQTLNQMLVEMDGFEGNEGIIVIAATNRPDVLDPALLRPGRFDRQVVVGLPDVRGREQILKVHMRRVPLAPDIDAAIIARGTPGFSGADLANLVNEAALFAARGNKRVVSMVEFEKAKDKIMMGAERRSMVMTEAQKESTAYHEAGHAIIGRLVPEHDPVHKVTIIPRGRALGVTFFLPEGDAISASRQKLESQISTLYGGRLAEEIIYGVEHVSTGASNDIKVATNLARNMVTQWGFSDKLGPLLYAEEEGEVFLGRSVAKAKHMSDETARIIDQEVKSLIERNYNRARQLLNDNMDILHAMKDALMKYETIDAPQIDDLMARRDVRPPAGWEEPGSSNNSDNNGTPRAPRPVDEPRTPNPGNTMSEQLGDK, from the coding sequence ATGGCGAAAAACCTAATACTCTGGCTGGTCATTGCCGTTGTGCTGATGTCAGTTTTCCAGAGCTTTGGGCCCAGCGAGTCGAATGGCCGAAAGGTAGATTATTCAACCTTCCTGCAAGAGGTCAATCAGGACCAGGTTCGCGAAGCGCGTATCAACGGACGTGAGATCAACGTTACCAAGAAAGATAGTAACCGTTACACGACTTACATTCCGGTTAACGATCCGAAGCTGCTTGATAACCTGTTGACTAAAAACGTCAAAGTGGTTGGCGAACCGCCGGAAGAGCCAAGCCTGCTGGCTTCTATCTTCATTTCATGGTTCCCGATGCTGTTACTAATCGGCGTCTGGATCTTCTTTATGCGCCAGATGCAGGGCGGCGGTGGCAAAGGCGCCATGTCGTTCGGTAAGAGCAAGGCGCGCATGCTAACGGAAGATCAGATTAAAACCACTTTTGCCGACGTTGCGGGTTGTGACGAAGCGAAAGAAGAAGTGGCTGAGCTGGTTGAGTACCTGCGTGAGCCGAGCCGTTTCCAGAAGCTGGGCGGTAAAATCCCGAAAGGCGTCCTGATGGTCGGTCCTCCGGGTACTGGTAAAACCTTGCTGGCAAAAGCCATTGCAGGTGAAGCGAAGGTCCCATTCTTTACGATTTCCGGTTCTGACTTCGTTGAAATGTTCGTTGGTGTTGGTGCATCCCGCGTGCGCGACATGTTCGAGCAAGCCAAGAAAGCGGCTCCGTGCATCATCTTTATCGATGAAATCGACGCCGTAGGCCGCCAGCGTGGCGCAGGCCTGGGCGGTGGTCACGATGAACGTGAACAGACGCTGAACCAGATGCTGGTTGAGATGGATGGCTTCGAGGGTAACGAAGGTATCATCGTTATCGCGGCAACCAACCGTCCGGATGTTCTTGACCCTGCGCTGCTGCGTCCGGGCCGTTTCGACCGTCAGGTTGTCGTTGGTCTGCCGGATGTTCGCGGTCGTGAACAGATCCTGAAAGTGCATATGCGTCGCGTACCGCTGGCGCCGGATATCGACGCGGCAATCATTGCTCGTGGTACTCCTGGCTTCTCCGGTGCCGATCTGGCAAACCTGGTGAACGAAGCGGCGCTGTTTGCTGCTCGTGGCAACAAGCGCGTTGTATCGATGGTGGAATTTGAAAAAGCGAAAGACAAAATCATGATGGGTGCGGAACGTCGCTCCATGGTGATGACGGAAGCGCAGAAAGAGTCCACCGCATATCACGAAGCGGGCCACGCGATTATCGGTCGCCTGGTGCCGGAACACGATCCGGTGCACAAAGTAACGATTATTCCGCGCGGTCGCGCATTGGGTGTGACTTTCTTCCTGCCTGAAGGCGATGCGATCAGCGCCAGCCGTCAGAAGCTTGAGAGTCAGATTTCTACCCTGTACGGCGGTCGTCTGGCGGAAGAGATTATCTACGGCGTAGAACATGTTTCTACCGGTGCGTCGAACGACATTAAAGTGGCGACCAACCTGGCGCGTAACATGGTGACCCAGTGGGGCTTCTCTGACAAACTCGGCCCGTTGCTGTATGCCGAAGAAGAAGGTGAAGTATTCCTTGGCCGCAGCGTCGCGAAAGCGAAGCATATGTCCGATGAAACGGCTCGTATCATCGACCAGGAAGTGAAGTCACTGATTGAGCGTAACTACAATCGTGCACGTCAGCTCCTGAACGATAACATGGACATCCTGCATGCAATGAAAGATGCGCTCATGAAATATGAGACCATCGATGCTCCGCAGATTGATGATCTGATGGCTCGCCGCGATGTTCGCCCGCCAGCGGGTTGGGAAGAACCGGGTTCGTCCAACAATTCTGACAACAATGGCACCCCTCGTGCTCCGCGTCCGGTCGATGAACCGCGTACGCCAAACCCGGGCAATACCATGTCAGAACAGCTGGGCGACAAATAA
- the rlmE gene encoding 23S rRNA (uridine(2552)-2'-O)-methyltransferase RlmE, with the protein MTGKKRSASSSRWLQEHFSDKYVQQAQKKGLRSRAWFKLDEIQQSDKIFKPGMTIVDLGAAPGGWSQYAVTQIGNSGRIIACDLLPMDPIVGVDFLQGDFRDELVLKALLERVGDSKVQVVMSDMAPNMCGTPAVDIPRAMYLVELALGMARDVLAPGGSFVVKVFQGEGFDEYLREIRSLFTKVKVRKPDSSRARSREVYIVATGRKP; encoded by the coding sequence ATGACAGGTAAAAAGCGTTCTGCCAGCTCAAGTCGTTGGCTTCAGGAACACTTTAGCGATAAATATGTTCAACAGGCACAGAAAAAGGGGTTACGTTCCCGCGCCTGGTTTAAACTTGATGAAATACAGCAAAGTGACAAGATTTTTAAACCGGGGATGACGATAGTCGACCTCGGCGCTGCACCCGGTGGCTGGTCGCAATATGCGGTTACGCAAATCGGTAACAGCGGCCGCATCATTGCTTGCGATCTTTTACCTATGGATCCAATCGTTGGTGTGGACTTCCTTCAGGGCGACTTTCGTGATGAATTAGTCCTGAAAGCGTTACTTGAGCGTGTAGGTGACAGTAAAGTACAAGTTGTCATGTCCGATATGGCGCCAAATATGTGTGGAACACCGGCGGTGGATATTCCCCGGGCCATGTATCTGGTGGAACTGGCGCTTGGAATGGCTCGTGATGTATTAGCGCCAGGTGGTAGTTTTGTAGTGAAGGTGTTCCAGGGCGAAGGCTTCGATGAGTATCTAAGAGAGATTCGCTCCCTGTTTACGAAGGTCAAAGTTCGTAAGCCGGACTCTTCTCGCGCCCGTTCGCGTGAAGTGTATATTGTAGCGACCGGGCGTAAACCATAA
- the yhbY gene encoding ribosome assembly RNA-binding protein YhbY — protein MNLSTKQKQHLKGLAHPLKPVVMLGNNGLTEGVLAEIEQALEHHELIKVKIASEDRETKTLIVEAIVRETGACNVQVIGKTLVLYRPTKERKISLPR, from the coding sequence ATGAATCTGAGTACTAAACAAAAACAGCACCTGAAAGGTCTGGCACATCCGCTCAAGCCGGTAGTTATGCTTGGCAACAATGGTTTGACCGAAGGGGTACTGGCCGAGATTGAACAAGCGTTAGAGCACCATGAACTTATCAAGGTGAAGATCGCCTCGGAAGATCGCGAAACTAAAACCTTGATCGTGGAAGCTATCGTGCGCGAAACCGGCGCCTGTAATGTACAGGTCATCGGGAAAACGCTAGTTCTGTACCGCCCGACTAAAGAGCGTAAAATCTCGCTGCCACGCTAA
- the greA gene encoding transcription elongation factor GreA: MQAIPMTLRGAEKLREELDFLKSVRRPEIIAAIAEAREHGDLKENAEYHAAREQQGFCEGRIKDIEAKLSNAQVIDITKMPNNGRVIFGCTVSVLNLDTDEEQTYRIVGDDEADFKQNLISVNSPIARGLIGKEQDDVVVIRTPGGEVEFEIIKVEYL, translated from the coding sequence ATGCAAGCTATTCCGATGACCTTACGTGGTGCTGAAAAACTGCGCGAAGAACTGGATTTCCTGAAGTCCGTACGTCGTCCTGAAATTATCGCGGCTATTGCCGAGGCGCGAGAGCACGGCGATCTGAAAGAAAATGCCGAGTATCATGCTGCCCGCGAACAGCAGGGCTTCTGTGAAGGCCGCATTAAAGATATTGAAGCGAAGCTCTCCAACGCGCAGGTCATTGATATCACCAAAATGCCTAACAATGGCCGGGTGATTTTTGGCTGTACGGTCAGCGTTCTGAATCTTGATACGGATGAAGAGCAAACTTATCGTATCGTCGGCGATGATGAGGCCGACTTTAAGCAAAATCTGATCTCTGTGAATTCACCGATTGCACGTGGTCTGATCGGCAAAGAGCAGGATGATGTTGTTGTCATTCGCACGCCGGGCGGTGAAGTCGAATTCGAAATTATTAAGGTTGAGTACCTTTAA
- the dacB gene encoding serine-type D-Ala-D-Ala carboxypeptidase, with protein sequence MRFPRFIIGLTAGIAISAQAANIDEYINQLPAGANLAFMAQKVGSATPEIDYHSQQMALPASTQKVITALAALLQLGPDFRFTTTLETKGTLDGGVLKGDLIARFGGDPTLKRQDIRNMVATLKKAGVQRIEGNVLIDTSVFASHDKAPGWPWNDMTQCFSAPPAAAIVDRNCFSISLYSAQKPGDLAFIRVASYYPVTMFSQVRTLARGAAEAQYCELDVVPGDLNRYTLTGCLPQRSEPLPLAFAIQDGASYAGAILKAELTDADITWSGTLLRQTLANDPGTVLASTQSAPLHDLLRIMLKKSDNMIADTVFRTIGHARFSVPGTWRAGSDAVRQILRQQAGVDLGNTIIADGSGLSRHNLIAPATMMQVLQYIAQHDNELNFISMLPLAGHDGSLQYRAGLHQAGVDGKVSAKTGSLQGVYNLAGFITTASGQKMAFVQYLSGYAVPPADQRNRRIPLVRFESRLYKDLYQNN encoded by the coding sequence ATGCGATTTCCCAGATTTATCATCGGATTGACTGCCGGCATAGCGATTAGCGCTCAAGCGGCGAATATTGACGAGTACATCAACCAACTACCTGCGGGCGCAAACCTTGCCTTTATGGCGCAGAAGGTAGGCTCCGCGACGCCGGAGATAGATTATCATAGCCAGCAGATGGCGCTTCCCGCCAGCACCCAGAAGGTTATAACCGCGCTTGCCGCGCTACTGCAGCTGGGTCCCGACTTTCGCTTTACCACGACGCTGGAAACAAAAGGCACACTCGATGGCGGCGTTCTGAAGGGCGATCTTATCGCACGCTTTGGCGGCGATCCGACCTTAAAGCGCCAGGATATTCGCAATATGGTGGCCACGCTGAAGAAAGCGGGCGTGCAGCGCATCGAAGGCAACGTACTAATCGATACCTCCGTTTTCGCCAGCCATGACAAAGCGCCGGGATGGCCATGGAACGATATGACGCAGTGCTTTAGCGCACCTCCGGCAGCGGCTATTGTCGATCGTAACTGTTTCTCCATCTCGCTCTATAGCGCGCAAAAGCCGGGCGACCTGGCGTTTATCCGCGTGGCATCTTACTACCCGGTGACCATGTTCAGTCAGGTGAGAACTTTGGCCCGCGGCGCTGCTGAAGCGCAGTATTGTGAACTCGACGTGGTCCCCGGCGATTTGAACCGCTATACCCTGACCGGCTGTCTGCCGCAGCGTAGCGAACCTCTGCCGCTGGCATTCGCCATTCAGGATGGCGCCAGCTATGCCGGTGCGATACTGAAAGCCGAGCTGACTGATGCCGACATCACCTGGAGCGGCACGCTGCTGCGTCAAACGCTGGCGAACGATCCGGGTACCGTCCTGGCGAGTACACAGTCTGCGCCGCTGCACGATCTGCTGCGTATTATGCTGAAAAAATCGGACAACATGATCGCTGATACGGTATTCCGCACTATTGGTCATGCTCGTTTCAGCGTACCGGGTACCTGGCGGGCGGGCTCCGATGCCGTACGGCAAATCCTGCGCCAGCAGGCCGGTGTCGATCTCGGGAATACCATTATTGCCGATGGCTCAGGCCTGTCGCGCCACAACCTTATCGCGCCGGCGACGATGATGCAGGTACTGCAGTACATCGCCCAGCACGATAACGAGCTCAACTTTATCTCGATGCTGCCTCTGGCTGGTCATGATGGCTCTCTGCAATATCGCGCCGGTCTGCATCAGGCTGGCGTTGATGGCAAAGTTTCCGCCAAAACGGGTTCGTTGCAGGGGGTGTATAACCTGGCCGGCTTCATCACTACGGCCAGCGGGCAGAAGATGGCGTTCGTGCAATATTTGTCAGGCTACGCCGTACCACCGGCCGATCAGCGTAACCGGCGGATTCCGCTGGTGCGGTTCGAGAGCCGGCTGTACAAAGATCTTTATCAGAATAACTAA